In a genomic window of Vanessa tameamea isolate UH-Manoa-2023 chromosome 31, ilVanTame1 primary haplotype, whole genome shotgun sequence:
- the LOC113391365 gene encoding uncharacterized protein LOC113391365 — translation MRFYLLYKNHGLYDPVLDDTESYYVPITEEDLQTTNVTGETYTINYADRQDVEQRHFANGTKSDTTYEDQIKSNLKDAFLHIDIDDLPPSARFKLPISDEYDPEGKKMSKLQRLYQNILNIDLKKVSEQMRLGGNETARYAEEIRSDINKEIAKEILRQNEMTKKESIYTENNKQDWDTVKETASKIVEKSINKALTIAETKLKSEFENTEYKIHKESNVEKIENESNLVKDVRIKDIKEKKRTSFDKKQKTVSFSEDVIKEVKSLTEEIENYETMNVESESRLTAEKRKLLTRQDIAEAIKPGTVRDRTERFKKSNIIKDINKSDSKYEKTDIKETEQLSSTIKQHGTRISNIKIAQQRVFNMGAQTILNIRRATYPSIGNVLLKAFLAHVTKVMIRLSKSVTFKPLPYVTKSDDKQFNEQRKDIRENVFSKALKDGELIIKHKLSGAKIAQIEGMKPEELTKKMNIVILELQRKSGIEEQIDKSDSVRMEFDTDNFDKKEFVKMGFNKEGSDQQDFIKMEFDKKVFDKMSSDKNEFDKMSFDKNEFDKMSFDKNEFDKMGFDKKEFQQYDTSRSKGDAADDAPGTYYQSYTTRCDNKQNNYQTYETTKTQSMEIREIKTEKQCSEFKSTKIDSNIRNEEQNEVRYEDGNIIYIAIVEAHVYTNKDAIFEEHLRRMSESKKLIEKTELSKLSDLLETTDKMNIYVAFDEGRKLSFASDTMIPTEEDSSLREIESQPVKYIRNATDFEHVAKKLAVQNITQIIEPLLHMENKQYTSSKQAHAVFEIPVISVTETTDVSAEEKQVYFQAQVFVTQKSYVSVEEPRKPVVEITEIPVDEEESTVLEESKVIVELPETAIETPVKSIPEISEVITKDDEVVEIVVSEPKTFEVQPIIDITAKAVAVTSEVLPDEANLELFDVLKTAGKTSNTVVEKTSMSVAETTTTSPERSSEFLGITETRKETATMNINQNIATEISHVSFEEPSNESIMAQKPQFEQAKVALTTNVAAEVLEISVLEKEPETFDIPKIKDKKSDSLMENFVFSVAETTQEIPIEPRNEPVGEIKTTNQKASFQIQEFHATEASIVYPLEPKYENLEIKDIAKMQPLPLVEQTNYTVAETLSVLPEETSKELEVAIASNQHANIGIEEFKTAEIITVSTEEPVHENLDIPKIVEKLPQSSLESCVLTLAEAQTVIPEGPKDEYFEVLPVTTKQTKVLIESPSLTIAESLDILPQGPKEGVFDVTEISQEQPHVDLDGLKPLSTSTVFVEEQHEEFQVPQVDTRVPQALMENPILSVPISLAIFPEGPKDAPFEIDKITILEPNVDFEEFKAAAVTIVAPEEPKQEILEIPKVEGKVPLSEIESPRHALAETLAIIPEGPKAASLEINKLSEEKIKVNFNELHSLETISTSLGESVKEDIVIQNIIEKQPQTKLQEVNLNIAETFTIIPEEPIDQTFAVNKTINQEAHINIEELKAAESKIIMFEETINEDLVLPHIKKSLEKQVNVSLVESTATMVAEQTAVAVATEESFKYLNKEPVTAKTRDVKLAIVDVSDDSRNFEDVDLNYTVELPKEHDDKVNEVFAEVTITKQKTPPLDVYAEYEFNEKKTELDSNVYKSLKILKRKIFNQSMDESLSYTALITDEEFNKKVDEELLKIISSTSESSEFIKSGDISTFSFSLASSALTPLIEEYMFRIRGPSLKRFQYIEDVFEEATFRLKSKFQSSTVENFDASLTLILQDIAISQLHSEITDVGIETMEYKSETDISKQYFESQKTSKSLETSVQTEQKSLHTDLAIASAATKQTIESGIDVTVLAIEEEPIIEASGRSRTVRKTKSSKKPSAVKAEALQAESKASTASRVEISDARHIEAMESEAYLHSQSLQASMEVSMENNLSMEVNQKQESHTQMSKRKHVEASKATALSTEADYDRESMMSIESVSKSKSLASDGGLSIKTDLTDESYEITNGLISPPLTPPTPLTDEYIFRLEIPLPEECEFVPRDCSYSPESIEDEIILRNGLIPHIITRIERIIYSPPLPTPPGSPERQIIPIYRKPALKGGSDEKTINVSFFKFLS, via the exons ATGCGGTTTTATCTCCTTTACAAAAATCA TGGCCTCTACGATCCAGTATTAGACGATACGGAGTCGTATTATGTACCGATAACAGAAGAAGATTTACAAACGACTAATGTTACAGGAGAAACGTATACTATTAATTATGCAGATAGACAAGATGTGGAACAAAGACATTTTGCTAACGGTACGAAATCTGATACAACTTACGAAGATCAAATAAAATCTAACCTAAAAGATGCATTCCTACATATCGATATTGATGATCTACCTCCTTCGGCCCGATTCAAACTTCCCATATCTGATGAATACGATCCTGAAGGCAAAAAGATGTCGAAATTACAGAgattgtatcaaaatatattaaatattgatcttAAAAAAGTATCGGAACAAATGAGGCTAGGAGGAAATGAAACTGCCAGATATGCGGAAGAGATAAGATCGGACATAAATAAGGAAATCGCTAAAGAAATATTGAGACAAAATGAAATGACCAAAAAAGAATCTATATATacggaaaataataaacaagattGGGATACAGTAAAAGAAACAGCCTCGAAAATTGTAGAAAAAAGTATCAATAAGGCTCTGACAATCGCAGAGACGAAACTAAAATCTGAATTCGAAAAtactgaatataaaatacataaggaATCTAATGTCGAAAAGATAGAAAACGAATCAAACTTAGTCAAAGACGTGCGAATAAAAGATATCAaggaaaaaaaaagaacatcatTCGATAAAAAACAGAAAACGGTAAGCTTCAGTGAAGATGTAATCAAAGAAGTCAAGAGTTTAACCGAAGAAATAGAAAATTACGAAACGATGAACGTGGAAAGTGAATCTAGATTAACAGCTGAAAAGAGAAAATTATTAACAAGACAAGATATCGCAGAAGCTATAAAACCGGGCACCGTTCGTGATAGAACTGAAAGATTTAAGAAatccaatataataaaagacaTTAATAAGTCTGATAGTAAATATGAAAAAACCGATATCAAAGAAACGGAACAGCTATCGTCAACGATTAAACAACATGGCACGAGGATATCTAATATCAAAATAGCGCAACAAAGAGTATTCAACATGGGAGCacaaacaatactaaatattcgtCGCGCAACATATCCTTCCATTGGAAACGTATTATTAAAAGCATTTCTCGCACATGTTACTAAAGTTATGATAAGATTGTCTAAATCTGTGACATTTAAGCCTCTTCCATATGTTACTAAAAGCGACgataaacaatttaatgaaCAAAGGAAAGATATAAGAGAAAATGTTTTTTCGAAAGCGTTAAAAGATGGAgaactaattataaaacataaactatcTGGAGCTAAAATAGCTCAAATAGAAGGAATGAAACCCGAGGAACTAAccaaaaaaatgaatattgtcATATTGGAACTTCAACGAAAGTCGGGAATTGAGGAACAAATTGATAAAAGTGATTCTGTTAGAATGGAATTCGATAcagataatttcgataaaaaagaATTTGTTAAAATGGGTTTCAATAAGGAAGGTTCCGATCAACAAGACTTTATTAAAATGGAATTCGATAAAAAGGTATTTGATAAAATGAGTTCCgataaaaatgaatttgataaaatgagTTTTGATAAaaacgaatttgataaaatgagTTTTGATAAaaacgaatttgataaaatgggCTTTGATAAAAAAGAGTTTCAACAATATGACACATCTAGAAGTAAAGGTGACGCAGCAGACGACGCTCCGGGTACATATTACCAAAGCTATACTACACGTTGtgataacaaacaaaacaattaccAGACGTACGAGACAACTAAGACTCAATCAATGGAAATTagagaaataaaaactgaaaaacaATGTTCAGAATTCAAATCGACGAAAATTGATTCAAACATTCGTAATGAAGAGCAAAATGAAGTAAGATACGAAGACggcaatataatttacatagcTATAGTAGAAGCTCATGTTTATACAAACAAAGATGCTATTTTCGAAGAGCATTTAAGACGAATGTCGGAGAGTAAAAAGCTAATTGAAAAAACGGAATTAAGTAAACTTAGCGATTTATTGGAAACGActgataaaatgaatatttatgttgCATTTGATGAAGGTCGTAAGCTATCGTTCGCAAGCGATACTATGATACCTACTGAAGAAGATTCGTCATTGAGGGAAATTGAATCACAaccagtaaaatatataagaaatgcAACTGATTTCGAGCATGTAGCAAAAAAACTTGCAGTTCAAAATATAACGCAAATTATCGAACCTCTACTTCATAtggaaaataaacaatacactAGTAGTAAACAGGCTCACGCGGTATTTGAAATTCCGGTTATATCGGTTACTGAAACGACAGATGTCTCAGCGGAAGAAAAACAAGTTTATTTCCAGGCCCAAGTTTTCGTAACTCAAAAATCGTACGTGTCAGTTGAAGAACCTCGTAAACCAGTTGTTGAAATAACAGAAATACCAGTCGACGAAGAAGAAAGTACCGTTCTTGAAGAATCAAAAGTTATCGTGGAGTTACCGGAAACGGCAATCGAAACACCAGTGAAGTCCATTCCTGAAATTTCGGAAGTAATAACAAAAGATGACGAAGTAGTTGAGATTGTCGTATCTGAACCGAAAACATTTGAAGTGCAGCCTATTATAGATATTACAGCAAAAGCCGTCGCGGTTACTTCGGAAGTTCTTCCTGATGAAGCCAACTTAGAACTTTTTGATGTTCTTAAGACTGCTGGCAAAACTTCAAATACTGTTGTAGAAAAAACATCAATGTCTGTAGCAGAAACTACAACAACGTCTCCGGAACGTAGCAGTGAATTTTTAGGTATTACTGAAACGCGTAAAGAAACCGCTACAATgaatatcaatcaaaatatagcTACTGAAATTTCACATGTTTCATTTGAAGAACCAAGTAACGAAAGTATTATGGCACAAAAACCTCAGTTTGAACAAGCGAAAGTAGCCTTAACAACTAACGTTGCAGCCGAAGTATTGGAAATATCTGTTCTTGAAAAAGAACCAGAAACATTTGACATACCTAAAATCAAAGACAAGAAATCGGATTCGTTAAtggaaaattttgttttttctgttGCTGAAACTACACAGGAAATTCCTATCGAACCAAGAAATGAACCAGTTGGAGAAATTAAAACTACAAATCAAAAAGCAAGTTTTCAAATCCAAGAATTTCATGCAACTGAAGCAAGTATTGTATACCCATTAGAACCGAAATAcgaaaatttagaaataaaggATATAGCAAAAATGCAACCCCTACCTTTAGTAGAACAAACGAACTATACAGTAGCCGAAACATTATCTGTATTACCAGAAGAGACAAGTAAAGAATTGGAAGTAGCAATAGCATCAAATCAACATGCTAATATTGGTATAGAGGAGTTTAAAACTGCTGAAATTATAACTGTGTCCACAGAAGAACCTGTACATGAAAATCTTGATATTCCCAAAATAGTTGAGAAGTTACCACAGTCTTCATTGGAAAGTTGTGTCTTAACTCTCGCTGAAGCACAGACTGTAATACCTGAAGGGCCTAAAGACGAATATTTCGAAGTTCTACCTGTAACCACGAAGCAAACAAAAGTATTAATAGAATCACCGTCATTAACAATTGCCGAGTCACTGGATATTTTACCTCAAGGACCCAAAGAAGGTGTATTTGACGTGACTGAGATTTCACAAGAACAGCCTCATGTTGATTTAGATGGTTTAAAGCCTCTTAGCACATCCACTGTATTTGTCGAAGAACAACACGAAGAGTTTCAAGTACCACAAGTTGATACTAGGGTCCCACAGGCTTTAATGGAAAATCCGATTTTGTCGGTTCCTATTTCGCTAGCTATTTTTCCTGAAGGCCCTAAAGATGCACCttttgaaattgataaaataacaattttagaaCCTAATGTTGATTTTGAAGAATTCAAAGCAGCTGCTGTCACCATTGTAGCTCCTGAAGAGCCCAAACAAGAAATCTTAGAGATACCAAAAGTTGAGGGAAAAGTGCCACTATCTGAAATCGAAAGCCCTCGACATGCTCTTGCTGAAACGTTAGCAATAATACCAGAAGGTCCAAAAGCTGCAAGtctcgaaataaataaattatcagaagaaaaaatcaaagttaattttaatgaattacatTCATTAGAAACCATTAGTACGTCGCTAGGAGAGTCTGTTAAGGAAGATATAGTAAttcaaaacataattgaaaaacAGCCTCAAACTAAATTACAGGAAGTGAACTTAAATATTGCTGAAACGTTTACTATAATACCAGAAGAACCAATAGATCAAACTTTtgctgtaaataaaacaatcaatcAAGAAGCGCACATTAATATAGAAGAATTAAAAGCTGCAGAAAGCAAAATCATTATGTTTGAAGAGACCATTAATGAAGATTTAGTGTTaccacatataaaaaaatctcttgaAAAGCAAGTAAATGTATCATTGGTTGAATCGACTGCTACTATGGTTGCAGAACAAACAGCTGTTGCAGTAGCTACGGAAGAatcattcaaatatttgaataaagaaccaGTGACAGCAAAAACGCGCGACGTAAAGCTTGCAATAGTCGATGTGTCAGATGATTCAAGAAACTTCGAAGACGTTGACTTGAATTACACTGTCGAGTTACCTAAAGAACATGATGATAAAGTTAATGAAGTATTTGCTGAAGTTACCATTACTAAACAGAAAACGCCACCCTTAGATGTGTACGCGGAATATGAATTTAACGAAAAGAAAACTGAATTAGATTCCAACGTATACAAATcactgaaaattttaaaaagaaaaatattcaatcaatCTATGGACGAGAGTCTTAGTTACACGGCACTTATAACAGatgaagaatttaataaaaaagtcgaTGAAGagcttctaaaaataatatcatcaacAAGCGAATCGtcagaatttattaaaagtggTGATATAAGTACGTTTTCGTTTTCGTTAGCATCATCAGCACTAACTCCTCTAATTGAAGAATACATGTTCAGAATTAGAGGTCCGTCGTTGAAGAGATTTCAATACATAGAAGATGTTTTTGAAGAAGCAACATTCAGGCTAAAGTCTAAATTTCAATCATCAACCGTTGAAAACTTCGATGCAAGTCTAACATTGATATTACAGGATATAGCAATATCACAGCTTCATTCAGAAATCACAGATGTTGGTATAGAAACAATGGAATATAAATCCGAAACAGAtataagtaaacaatatttCGAATCTCAGAAAACGTCCAAATCTTTAGAAACGAGCGTTCAAACTGAACAAAAAAGTTTACATACAGATTTAGCTATTGCAAGCGCAGCGACGAAACAAACGATCGAATCTGGCATAGATGTAACCGTGTTAGCGATTGAAGAAGAACCCATTATTGAAGCAAGCGGACGTTCAAGGACAGTTCGAAAGACGAAATCCAGTAAGAAACCATCAGCGGTAAAAGCAGAAGCACTACAAGCTGAATCTAAAGCTAGTACAGCTAGTAGAGTTGAAATTTCAGACGCGAGACACATTGAAGCCATGGAAAGCGAAGCTTATTTACATTCGCAATCGCTTCAAGCAAGTATGGAAGTCAGTATGGAGAACAATCTCAGTATGGAAGTAAATCAAAAACAAGAATCACATACACAGATGTCTAAAAGAAAACATGTCGAAGCGAGCAAAGCGACCGCGTTGTCTACAGAAGCGGATTACGATCGTGAATCGATGATGTCAATCGAATCCGTTTCGAAATCGAAATCGTTGGCATCTGATGGGGGTCTGTCAATCAAAACTGATTTAACTGATGAATCATATGAAATCACAAATGGTCTGATATCACCACCATTAACTCCACCGACACCATTGActgatgaatatatatttagactCGAAATCCCACTACCGGAAGAATGTGAATTCGTACCCAGGGATTGTTCTTATAGCCCTGAAAGTATAGAAGATGAAATTATACTAAGAAACGGTTTAATTCCTCACATTATAACCAGAATAGAACGGATCATTTACAGCCCCCCTTTACCTACACCTCCAGGTTCACCAGAACGGCAAATTATACCGATTTATAGGAAACCAGCATTAAAAGGGGGTTCGGACGAGAAAACAATCAACGTAAGCTTTTTTAAATTCCTCAGTTGA